A DNA window from Borrelia sp. HM contains the following coding sequences:
- a CDS encoding methyl-accepting chemotaxis protein, whose product MKLKLKVRILFIVSICISIFVSILFIVFGLLINSRLVDQQLDLMKNFIGNIKNSLTIYLSSMEERVKINSMYLDSSSKFESMNNSKAKRIEAILDQIEILGKTSKGDNLMITNKEGKVLLTTAIKDNSDYGISVSDKEYFVKLRETTSIYNSSVLLAEPGSVEEVLMRDISKIRNKAGQIPYLLIGVPLRDYKTGDLFGYFMNFYALDYIYSSFKGIIFGTLNSGRAMVFDKTGLFLVHHKWLPGDNLVNVNSYYDDVVKNSYEDLIQKNKEISLKHYLDPYGKKFVGLAQKVQCRLSNFPFIVYIRANANDFYYMSRLTNFILVISFIVTLIILGLVTTYLVGKLSSSLNGILCYSERLASGDFTVSNNPLEWGTLELYGLYENLELLRSNFSSVARGVNENLDYLYENAIQIANSSQNLSSGAVEQASTLEEMTANIEQISQGVTENTGNASTTESIAVSTNEKTKKGHQSVVKAIEAMKIITDKISVIDEITRQTNLLALNASIEAARVGDKGKGFEVVAAEVRKLADQSKESAREIIDIAHKSLTIASKAGNNFEQIVPGMEETAELVKNITSESSNQSNQIEQFKNAIEQVSQLVQTTASSSEELSAMSERMLESVKHLKESVDYFKIDQ is encoded by the coding sequence ATGAAACTCAAGCTGAAAGTTAGGATATTGTTTATTGTTAGTATTTGTATATCAATTTTTGTTTCTATATTGTTTATCGTATTTGGATTGTTAATTAATTCTAGACTAGTTGATCAGCAGTTAGATCTTATGAAAAATTTTATTGGAAATATCAAAAATTCTTTAACGATTTATCTTTCCTCCATGGAGGAAAGGGTAAAAATCAATTCAATGTATTTAGATTCTTCATCTAAGTTTGAATCAATGAATAATAGTAAGGCTAAAAGAATAGAAGCTATTTTGGATCAAATTGAAATTTTGGGGAAAACAAGCAAGGGTGATAATCTAATGATAACTAATAAAGAAGGTAAAGTATTACTCACTACTGCTATTAAAGATAATAGTGATTATGGTATTTCTGTTTCAGATAAGGAATACTTTGTTAAATTAAGGGAAACAACTTCTATTTATAACTCCTCTGTTCTCTTGGCAGAGCCTGGATCTGTTGAAGAGGTGTTGATGAGAGATATTTCTAAAATAAGAAATAAGGCAGGACAGATTCCTTATTTGTTAATAGGGGTTCCTTTAAGAGATTATAAGACTGGTGATCTTTTTGGTTATTTTATGAATTTTTATGCACTTGATTATATTTATAGCTCATTTAAAGGTATTATTTTTGGAACATTGAATAGTGGTCGTGCTATGGTATTTGACAAAACGGGTTTATTTCTTGTTCACCATAAATGGTTACCTGGTGATAACTTAGTTAATGTTAATTCATACTATGATGATGTAGTTAAAAATAGTTATGAGGATTTAATTCAAAAGAATAAGGAAATTAGTTTAAAACATTATTTGGATCCTTATGGAAAAAAGTTTGTTGGACTTGCACAAAAAGTGCAATGTCGGTTATCCAATTTTCCTTTTATAGTGTACATACGAGCTAATGCCAATGATTTTTATTATATGTCTAGACTTACTAATTTCATTTTAGTAATAAGTTTTATAGTTACTTTGATTATTCTTGGATTGGTTACTACTTATCTTGTAGGAAAACTTAGTTCTTCTCTAAATGGAATTTTATGTTATTCTGAGAGACTTGCTTCTGGAGATTTTACTGTTTCAAATAATCCTTTAGAATGGGGTACATTAGAACTTTATGGATTATATGAAAATTTAGAGCTTTTGAGGTCTAATTTTTCATCTGTTGCAAGAGGAGTTAATGAAAATCTTGATTATCTTTATGAGAATGCAATTCAAATAGCAAATTCTAGTCAAAATTTAAGCTCTGGGGCAGTTGAGCAGGCATCTACATTAGAAGAAATGACAGCAAACATTGAGCAGATATCCCAAGGCGTTACCGAGAATACTGGTAATGCGTCTACTACTGAGAGTATTGCTGTTAGTACTAATGAGAAAACTAAAAAGGGGCATCAATCTGTTGTTAAAGCTATTGAAGCTATGAAGATTATTACAGATAAAATAAGCGTTATTGATGAGATAACTCGACAAACTAATTTACTTGCTTTAAATGCTTCTATTGAGGCTGCCAGAGTAGGGGATAAGGGGAAAGGTTTTGAAGTTGTTGCTGCTGAGGTTAGAAAGCTTGCTGATCAAAGCAAAGAATCTGCTAGAGAAATTATTGATATTGCACATAAGAGTTTAACTATTGCAAGTAAGGCAGGTAACAATTTTGAACAAATTGTTCCTGGAATGGAAGAAACAGCTGAACTTGTTAAAAATATTACCAGTGAGAGTTCTAACCAAAGTAATCAAATTGAACAGTTTAAGAATGCAATAGAGCAAGTTAGTCAGTTAGTGCAAACAACAGCATCAAGTAGTGAAGAACTCTCAGCAATGTCTGAGAGGATGTTGGAGAGTGTTAAACATTTAAAAGAATCAGTAGATTATTTTAAGATTGATCAATAA
- the mnmA gene encoding tRNA 2-thiouridine(34) synthase MnmA codes for MKIAVLLSGGVDSSVALYTMIQNGHKNIKCYYLKIWLEDELSYIGNCPWKEDINYVEAVCKKFNVPYEIISLQDEYYDKVVTYAIEELKIGNTPSPDIFCNQRIKFGAFFDKINENYNLIVTGHYAKIENINNNFILKQAKDKIKDQSYFLSHLSTKQISKLHFPLGDLLKTEIRQIAHKIDLPNKNRKDSQGICFLGKIKYDEFIRYHLGELKGNIIEKETGKILGTHNGYWFFTIGQRKGIKLSNGPWFVIEKDIENNIIYISNSTNYFKEKKKQFIVYKTNWINKPSNHDNLSAKIRHGEKKIKCKIEVLKNDSIKVTLEEKEYGISPGQFCIFYQEDECLGGAKILKTLI; via the coding sequence ATGAAAATAGCAGTGCTTTTATCTGGAGGAGTCGACAGCTCAGTGGCTCTTTATACTATGATACAAAATGGCCATAAAAATATAAAATGCTATTATCTAAAAATATGGCTTGAAGATGAACTTTCCTACATTGGAAACTGTCCTTGGAAAGAAGATATTAATTACGTAGAAGCTGTGTGCAAAAAATTCAATGTTCCATATGAAATAATCAGTTTACAAGATGAATATTATGACAAAGTAGTAACTTATGCTATTGAAGAATTAAAAATTGGAAATACACCAAGTCCAGATATATTCTGCAATCAAAGAATAAAATTTGGTGCATTCTTTGACAAGATCAACGAAAACTATAACTTAATTGTTACAGGACACTATGCCAAAATAGAAAATATAAATAATAATTTTATACTTAAACAAGCTAAAGATAAAATAAAAGACCAAAGCTATTTCTTATCCCATTTATCTACAAAACAAATATCAAAATTGCACTTCCCATTAGGAGACTTGTTAAAAACCGAAATAAGACAAATAGCACATAAAATAGATCTACCTAATAAAAATAGAAAAGACAGTCAAGGAATTTGTTTCCTTGGAAAAATCAAATACGATGAATTTATAAGATATCATCTAGGAGAACTTAAAGGTAATATTATCGAAAAAGAAACAGGCAAAATACTTGGAACACACAATGGATATTGGTTTTTTACAATTGGACAAAGAAAAGGGATTAAACTTAGCAATGGACCATGGTTTGTAATAGAAAAAGACATTGAAAATAACATCATTTACATCTCAAATAGCACAAACTACTTCAAAGAAAAGAAAAAACAATTTATAGTATACAAAACAAATTGGATAAATAAACCATCAAATCATGATAATTTAAGTGCCAAAATAAGACATGGAGAGAAAAAAATAAAATGCAAAATAGAAGTATTAAAAAACGACTCTATCAAAGTTACTCTAGAAGAAAAAGAATATGGAATTTCACCAGGACAATTCTGCATATTTTATCAAGAAGACGAGTGCCTGGGTGGCGCTAAAATTCTTAAAACACTAATATAA
- a CDS encoding ABC transporter ATP-binding protein, with product MMQDILILDKLTKRYGDFIANDNICINFEKGKIHAILGENGAGKTTLMKTIYGIHKPDSGKIFLRGKELHLKDSSESILNGIGMVFQHFMLIPRFIALQNVILGCEDTRFGFINYSLIRKKILHLSKKYGLNIDLDNPIENLGVGMAQKIEILKVLYRNSDIIIFDEPTAVLTPIEIDEFMNILRKLAMEGHTIILITHKIKEIKTVAQRCTVMRLGKVVGTFEVAEIDERNLTRLMIGKETSLDLSKKQVVSHINILDIKNLSVKDERNVLKVKDVSFSLRKGEIFGIAGIEGSGQEELVEALIGVRDVFSGDILKRVGDKFESIKGLSVKQIIEKKIGHIPSDRQKHGLILDFNIFQNIGLKSFDDANYLKIKSNSLDNSNLIFKFLNMFKKQFVNFDLSFLKKISKQLAVSFDIKPRNVSSKVRNLSGGNQQKVIIAREINLKPEILLAVHPTRGLDIGAIENVYQKIMEQRDAGMTILLVSFELCELMRVCDRIAVMYNGKIMGILEINFDASVIGKMMMGVV from the coding sequence TTGATGCAAGATATACTAATTTTAGATAAGCTTACTAAGCGGTATGGAGATTTTATTGCTAATGATAATATTTGTATAAACTTTGAAAAAGGAAAAATACATGCTATTCTTGGCGAAAATGGTGCAGGAAAAACTACTTTAATGAAAACTATTTATGGAATTCATAAGCCAGATAGTGGAAAAATTTTTTTACGAGGCAAAGAATTACATCTTAAAGATTCAAGCGAGTCCATTTTGAATGGTATTGGGATGGTCTTCCAACATTTTATGTTAATTCCACGATTTATTGCTTTGCAGAATGTCATTTTAGGGTGCGAAGATACAAGATTTGGTTTTATTAATTATTCTCTTATCAGAAAAAAGATACTTCATCTTTCTAAAAAATATGGTTTAAACATAGATCTTGATAATCCAATTGAAAATTTAGGTGTTGGGATGGCACAAAAAATAGAAATATTAAAAGTTCTTTATAGGAACTCAGATATTATTATTTTTGATGAACCTACAGCAGTGCTTACACCTATTGAGATTGATGAGTTCATGAATATTTTAAGAAAATTAGCTATGGAAGGACATACTATAATACTTATTACACATAAGATAAAAGAAATAAAAACTGTGGCACAAAGATGCACAGTGATGCGTCTTGGCAAAGTGGTTGGAACTTTTGAGGTTGCTGAAATTGATGAAAGGAACCTTACTAGGTTGATGATAGGTAAAGAAACTTCTCTTGATCTTTCTAAAAAACAGGTTGTTTCTCATATAAACATTCTTGATATTAAGAACTTAAGTGTTAAAGATGAACGAAATGTTTTAAAGGTAAAGGATGTTAGTTTTAGTCTTAGAAAAGGTGAAATTTTTGGAATAGCTGGCATTGAAGGAAGTGGTCAAGAAGAATTAGTTGAAGCACTCATTGGAGTTAGGGATGTATTTAGTGGTGATATTCTTAAGAGAGTCGGTGATAAGTTTGAATCAATAAAAGGTCTAAGCGTAAAACAAATAATAGAAAAAAAAATTGGTCATATTCCATCTGATAGGCAAAAACATGGTCTTATTTTAGACTTTAATATTTTTCAAAATATCGGACTTAAGAGTTTTGATGATGCAAATTATTTAAAGATTAAGAGTAATAGTTTAGATAATAGTAACTTAATATTTAAGTTTTTAAATATGTTTAAAAAACAGTTTGTTAATTTTGATTTAAGCTTTCTTAAGAAAATAAGCAAACAGCTTGCAGTATCATTTGATATTAAACCGAGGAATGTTTCAAGCAAAGTTAGAAATTTATCTGGGGGTAATCAACAAAAGGTAATTATTGCACGTGAAATTAATTTAAAACCTGAAATTTTATTAGCAGTTCATCCTACAAGGGGACTTGATATAGGTGCTATTGAAAATGTTTATCAAAAGATTATGGAACAGAGGGATGCAGGGATGACAATTCTTCTTGTATCTTTTGAACTTTGTGAGCTTATGAGAGTTTGTGATAGGATAGCTGTAATGTATAACGGGAAAATTATGGGTATTTTAGAAATTAATTTTGATGCTAGCGTAATTGGTAAGATGATGATGGGAGTAGTTTAA
- a CDS encoding ABC transporter permease produces the protein MLNTLVFLISETLVNSQILILAALGGLISEKSGIINIGIEGTMALGAFVGATCAYYYGSPLFAIFIGGLSGLILSILHAIFTIFFQSDQIITGMAINFLGPAIAILFGTFIFGSISTPPIDIKLPVFFDGVLDKKSLIFQILGKRYSFHMAIICVIIVHIILKYTKIGLRIKASGEEPEVLESLGVNVIMIRFFCVLLSGLFAGISGAVLSTVIASSYTQGMVGGQGFVAIVMLIFGNWQPFGILMGSFLFSFMRTLVVILSQVSFFSLMVSPKILIILPYLVVILSLMFFSKSNYAPKSLGVPYKKGC, from the coding sequence GTGTTAAATACGCTAGTATTTTTAATTAGTGAAACTCTTGTAAATTCTCAGATCTTAATTTTAGCTGCTCTTGGTGGGCTTATAAGTGAAAAAAGTGGAATAATAAATATTGGGATTGAGGGTACAATGGCTCTTGGGGCATTTGTAGGTGCTACTTGTGCATATTATTATGGTAGTCCATTATTTGCAATTTTTATTGGCGGTCTTTCAGGACTTATTCTTTCAATTCTTCATGCTATTTTTACTATTTTTTTTCAATCAGATCAGATAATAACTGGGATGGCTATTAATTTTTTAGGGCCGGCTATTGCTATATTGTTTGGAACTTTTATTTTTGGTTCTATTTCAACGCCTCCAATAGATATTAAATTGCCTGTATTTTTTGATGGTGTCTTAGATAAAAAATCTCTTATCTTTCAGATTTTAGGTAAAAGATATTCATTTCATATGGCAATAATATGTGTTATTATTGTTCATATTATATTGAAATATACTAAAATTGGACTTAGAATTAAGGCTAGTGGTGAAGAACCGGAAGTTTTAGAATCGCTTGGAGTTAATGTAATTATGATTAGATTTTTTTGTGTGCTTTTAAGTGGCTTATTTGCTGGAATTTCTGGAGCGGTGCTCTCTACTGTAATTGCTTCAAGTTATACGCAAGGTATGGTTGGTGGTCAAGGTTTTGTTGCTATTGTTATGTTAATTTTTGGAAATTGGCAACCTTTTGGAATTTTAATGGGTAGCTTTTTATTTTCTTTCATGAGAACTTTAGTTGTCATTTTATCTCAGGTTTCTTTTTTTTCTTTGATGGTTTCTCCTAAAATTTTAATCATTTTACCTTATCTTGTTGTTATTCTCAGTCTTATGTTTTTTTCGAAAAGTAATTATGCTCCTAAATCTTTAGGTGTTCCTTATAAAAAAGGTTGTTGA
- the fni gene encoding type 2 isopentenyl-diphosphate Delta-isomerase, producing MGIESNILDNKKRQIEICLNKEDVSRSGNLLNYVNLKHDALSELDFDEIDTGESLFGYNISMPIFISSMTGGIREGNKLNIALVKIANDLRIPMGLGSFKLVFKYPEYIKDFALRKYADNIPLFSNIGVIQLREFGISEIIEMNKKFEVDAIIVHLNSGQELMNSKGERNFKGIKDSIAKLCSASNLPVIVKETGFGISPDIVISLLKLGVSYVDLAGSGGTNWVLVEGIKEENLDIASCFSNWGISSVLTLLTIKDYLKSKIFTSGGYDTGIDIAKGIALGAKLVGVASAILRAFYTGGEVALYKLFKDYEYVLKMAMLLSNSKNLEQFRVNKYFLNYPLLFNVKSFKKFYEA from the coding sequence ATGGGTATCGAGTCTAATATATTAGATAATAAGAAACGGCAGATTGAAATTTGTTTAAATAAAGAGGATGTTAGTAGAAGTGGTAATCTTTTAAATTATGTTAATTTAAAACATGATGCACTTAGTGAGCTTGATTTTGATGAAATAGATACTGGAGAGAGTTTATTTGGTTATAATATTTCTATGCCTATTTTTATCTCATCCATGACAGGAGGTATTAGGGAGGGTAATAAGCTCAATATAGCTCTTGTTAAGATTGCAAATGATTTAAGAATTCCAATGGGTTTGGGTTCTTTTAAGCTTGTATTTAAATATCCTGAATATATTAAAGATTTTGCCTTAAGGAAATATGCTGATAATATACCTTTATTCTCAAATATTGGTGTTATTCAATTAAGGGAGTTTGGGATTTCTGAAATAATTGAGATGAATAAGAAATTTGAAGTTGATGCTATAATTGTTCATTTAAATTCAGGTCAGGAATTAATGAATTCAAAAGGTGAGAGAAACTTTAAAGGAATTAAGGACTCGATTGCTAAACTTTGCTCTGCATCGAATTTGCCAGTCATTGTTAAAGAAACAGGATTTGGAATTTCTCCTGATATTGTTATTAGTTTACTAAAACTTGGGGTTTCCTATGTTGATCTGGCTGGGAGTGGAGGAACTAACTGGGTGTTAGTTGAAGGAATTAAAGAAGAGAATTTGGATATTGCATCTTGTTTTTCTAATTGGGGAATATCATCGGTTTTAACATTGCTTACTATTAAGGATTATTTGAAAAGTAAGATTTTTACATCAGGAGGATATGACACTGGAATTGATATTGCTAAAGGAATTGCTCTTGGTGCTAAGTTGGTAGGTGTTGCATCAGCCATCCTTAGGGCTTTTTATACAGGTGGTGAAGTTGCTTTATATAAGCTTTTCAAAGATTATGAATATGTTTTAAAGATGGCTATGCTTTTAAGTAATAGTAAGAATTTGGAACAGTTTAGGGTTAATAAATATTTTTTAAATTATCCATTATTATTTAATGTTAAGAGCTTTAAAAAGTTTTATGAGGCTTAG
- a CDS encoding hydroxymethylglutaryl-CoA synthase: MKVGISDIRVFLPLNCLDLRVLLENSLYNSDENFFRKFNRAIEATLQKSFRFTNPHEDSVTMASSAVKLIFDNNDLKLDKMRVFLGGTETGVDYAKSISSYVYGALKLAGIDLKNNFLNFQTQHACAGSVLALHSAASILSHLNNSEYGIVFSSDIAHYNNLTTAEITQGAGATAVLIEQNPKVVSINLSEFGVYTDNVDDFFRPLGSIEAKVKGRYSIECYNKAYEEALLNFAYKKNISIKDLFSKYRFILHVPFAKMPIDSMHYVLKKYYSEEESECNAYLESIDFYDSVEAVKGVGNLYTGSIFLSLMSYLKRVFAKKDISGDKILFCSYGSGNIMVIYELTVEDGAQSVVKTWDIDKILSVKHDASYDEYIDFFENKIIPGESEGFYLKEIREDGYRIYGYRV; this comes from the coding sequence ATGAAGGTAGGTATTAGTGATATTAGAGTGTTTTTACCTTTAAATTGTTTAGATTTACGTGTTCTTTTAGAAAATTCTTTATATAATTCTGATGAAAATTTTTTTAGGAAATTTAATAGAGCAATTGAGGCAACGCTTCAAAAATCATTTAGATTTACAAATCCACATGAGGATAGCGTTACAATGGCTAGTTCTGCTGTTAAATTGATTTTTGATAATAATGATCTTAAATTAGATAAGATGAGGGTATTTTTAGGGGGAACTGAAACGGGGGTAGACTATGCAAAATCAATTTCATCTTATGTTTATGGTGCTTTGAAGCTAGCTGGTATTGATTTAAAAAATAATTTTTTGAATTTCCAAACTCAGCATGCATGTGCAGGTTCTGTACTTGCTTTGCACAGTGCTGCAAGTATTTTGAGCCATTTGAATAACTCTGAGTATGGAATAGTATTTTCTAGTGATATTGCACATTATAATAATCTAACTACAGCAGAGATTACTCAAGGAGCTGGAGCAACAGCAGTGCTTATTGAACAAAATCCAAAGGTTGTGTCTATCAATTTATCTGAATTTGGGGTTTACACTGATAATGTTGATGATTTTTTTAGACCCCTTGGAAGTATTGAGGCTAAAGTAAAGGGACGATATTCTATTGAATGTTATAATAAAGCTTATGAAGAGGCTTTATTAAATTTTGCATATAAGAAAAATATCAGTATTAAAGATTTATTTTCTAAATATAGGTTTATTTTACATGTGCCTTTTGCAAAAATGCCTATAGATTCAATGCATTATGTTTTAAAGAAGTATTATAGTGAAGAAGAATCTGAGTGTAATGCTTATTTAGAATCTATAGATTTTTATGATTCTGTTGAAGCTGTTAAGGGTGTAGGAAATTTGTATACAGGTTCAATATTTTTATCTTTAATGTCATATTTAAAACGAGTGTTTGCAAAAAAAGATATTAGTGGAGATAAGATACTTTTTTGTTCTTATGGTTCTGGTAATATTATGGTTATTTATGAGCTTACAGTTGAAGATGGTGCTCAGTCTGTTGTTAAAACTTGGGATATTGATAAAATACTCTCAGTAAAACATGATGCAAGTTATGATGAGTATATAGATTTTTTTGAAAATAAGATTATTCCTGGTGAATCTGAAGGATTTTATTTAAAAGAAATCAGAGAGGATGGATACCGAATTTATGGGTATCGAGTCTAA
- a CDS encoding methyl-accepting chemotaxis protein, giving the protein MLKIKHKFVGLLFLYLLMTILFLSLIFKFILGNYLESYYKQLTRGQVRRAAFSVKALLDTFYIIIDGASSTLALETIGGYSSLKNGGRSFSEVELNKIRSNSKIVIDTLKVDQRYRSRLYEILSDLKLNTFYEEFAFLDFEGKIIVTTRHESNTDFGQSEANISYIKKALEDFKKNKLNFVGWYSNLTEGMAGEVASRSRYDNKKAFAVVVPVFSAEDKVAFGYLVGYVLDDVIRDKLDRIRFGFYNRGNLFYLDPNNRIVNPLIEYNESSNVSDKFIGILKDVLSRPPKKSSVATELPVYQIERAYLPEMKLYNYYAILPIGSELGKNSGILLARIPYEDIYGVVNSLAFKFILCSAVGLIVLVIIFSVEVEKIISSRLDLVRKLVKEIVKGNLDGTYVIQSDKYSDELSLLGLQIIKMRDAIADAITSVLRNISYVNKASLEVANSSQNLSSSSLQQASTLEEMSANIEQISSGVKMSANNSRETERIALTTNKNAQIGGKAVEESVIAMQAIVEKVSVIEEIARKTNLLALNAAIEAARAGDEGKGFAVVASEIRKLADLSKESALEIGELVDKNSKLAADAGLIFKDILPEIEKTTELVKKISEGSYKQNEQIIQFKTALDQVEEVVQASASSSEELSSMADRMLEKAKELKQIVSFFQIKDCEVGVSSCNFSPINDDLMTKDFSSLKIEDNSSSVDSQNDNMHGDSSISRKSINKRVDPKKAIDIADKDLDFDEDFSDF; this is encoded by the coding sequence ATGTTAAAAATTAAGCACAAATTTGTTGGACTTTTATTTTTATATTTATTGATGACTATATTATTTTTATCTTTAATTTTTAAATTTATTTTGGGTAATTATTTAGAAAGTTATTATAAACAGCTTACAAGAGGACAAGTAAGACGAGCTGCCTTTTCTGTAAAGGCGTTGTTAGATACATTTTATATCATAATTGATGGTGCAAGCTCTACTTTAGCTCTTGAGACTATAGGAGGATATTCTTCTTTAAAAAATGGTGGACGTAGTTTTTCAGAAGTCGAATTAAATAAAATTAGATCTAATTCTAAAATAGTTATTGATACTTTAAAGGTAGATCAAAGATATAGAAGTCGATTATATGAGATATTATCGGATCTAAAACTTAATACTTTTTATGAAGAATTTGCATTTCTTGATTTTGAAGGTAAAATAATTGTTACTACAAGACATGAAAGTAATACTGATTTTGGTCAGTCTGAGGCAAACATCAGCTATATTAAAAAAGCTTTGGAAGATTTTAAAAAAAATAAATTAAATTTCGTTGGTTGGTATTCTAATCTTACTGAAGGTATGGCAGGAGAAGTTGCTTCGAGATCCCGATATGATAATAAAAAAGCTTTTGCTGTAGTTGTTCCTGTATTTTCAGCAGAAGATAAAGTAGCTTTTGGTTATTTGGTAGGTTATGTACTAGATGATGTTATAAGAGATAAATTAGATAGAATTAGATTTGGTTTTTATAATAGAGGAAATTTATTTTATTTAGATCCAAATAATAGGATTGTTAATCCTTTAATAGAATATAACGAGAGTAGCAATGTTAGTGATAAGTTTATTGGTATTTTAAAGGATGTATTGTCTAGACCTCCTAAAAAATCTTCCGTAGCAACTGAGTTACCGGTTTATCAAATTGAGAGGGCTTATCTTCCAGAAATGAAATTGTATAACTATTATGCCATATTGCCTATTGGCAGTGAGCTTGGCAAAAATAGTGGGATTCTTCTTGCAAGAATTCCTTATGAAGATATTTATGGAGTTGTTAATAGTTTAGCTTTTAAATTTATTTTATGCTCTGCTGTAGGGCTTATTGTGTTAGTTATTATTTTTTCAGTAGAAGTAGAAAAAATTATTAGTTCTAGGTTGGATCTGGTTAGAAAATTAGTAAAAGAAATAGTTAAAGGCAATTTAGATGGAACTTATGTTATCCAAAGTGATAAATACTCTGATGAGCTGAGTTTATTAGGATTACAAATTATTAAAATGAGAGATGCTATTGCTGATGCTATTACAAGTGTTCTTAGAAACATTAGTTATGTTAATAAAGCAAGTCTTGAAGTTGCTAATTCAAGTCAAAACTTAAGTTCTAGTTCGTTACAACAAGCTTCAACACTTGAAGAAATGTCAGCTAATATTGAACAAATATCATCTGGAGTTAAGATGAGTGCTAATAATTCCCGAGAAACGGAGCGTATTGCCTTAACTACTAATAAGAATGCTCAAATAGGGGGTAAAGCTGTTGAGGAATCTGTTATAGCTATGCAAGCTATTGTGGAGAAAGTTAGTGTTATTGAGGAGATAGCTAGAAAAACTAATTTGCTTGCTTTAAATGCAGCTATTGAAGCTGCAAGGGCTGGAGATGAAGGCAAGGGATTTGCTGTTGTAGCAAGTGAAATTAGGAAGCTTGCTGATCTTAGTAAGGAATCTGCTCTTGAGATTGGTGAATTAGTTGATAAAAATTCTAAATTGGCAGCAGATGCTGGATTGATTTTTAAAGATATATTACCTGAAATAGAGAAAACCACCGAACTTGTAAAGAAGATTTCTGAAGGGAGTTATAAACAAAATGAACAAATTATTCAGTTTAAAACAGCCCTTGATCAGGTAGAGGAAGTTGTTCAAGCTTCAGCATCAAGTAGTGAAGAGCTTTCAAGTATGGCTGATAGAATGCTTGAAAAAGCCAAGGAGCTTAAGCAAATAGTATCTTTCTTCCAAATTAAAGATTGTGAAGTTGGTGTTTCTTCTTGTAATTTTAGCCCTATTAATGATGACCTTATGACTAAAGATTTTTCTTCTTTAAAGATAGAAGATAATTCATCTTCAGTTGATAGTCAAAATGATAATATGCATGGTGATTCAAGTATAAGTCGTAAATCTATTAATAAGAGGGTAGACCCTAAAAAAGCTATTGATATTGCCGACAAGGACTTAGATTTTGATGAAGACTTTTCAGATTTTTAG